The Stygiolobus azoricus genome window below encodes:
- a CDS encoding ATP-binding protein: MSEDISNTIKDKIEKAKALAITLGVIVGRVARSIPNKVDEENYITNVIIDATTYYKYPFLGKVGVLLGAVDIKSLYFVLLRVVGYERSDVSSLLFSDSPIISSNDTGEEEPGSLISNVVVKCEMLTKVNVLESTEPEAADIVIEPQSPVIIPQPEIIERSLDTNRGLLKLGYLDNQSSQVKVAISLDDLNYHMLLLGTTGAGKTSFVKDLIAGIYKAADDTRALIFDATGDYYHIFLPPDKTNKTVKQSVSMFESLYSRMTGIDLGIIYPVTKRWLKKYTNGKKDLLSITTAYYKLYVEPIVRYLERKGYTFYVSVDKGKIVISNSEWKAETEIYPFYFRFKEARSILPRLNPYFSEQATQFLKILMKREGRKYESLSDLIEGFEKEDLEHISIHKSTKENILRGLYLLKETGLFDVGAERVPLSIILSNSSKKILVFDLYNSEIDDFSQKILTYYMLDKIFDVREKQMKSGLLKDRIILIVDEAHKFFPSVKGGEEDANYVRRVAGKIAMMMRLGRRRKIGFIFSTHNPADLSDIIVQLANTKVIFRIKAEVAEAMGLSRSEAKTLSWEKNGVAYLISPWLREGKVKIKVPVPPPLGHYDLSKAT; encoded by the coding sequence TTGTCTGAGGACATTTCCAATACTATTAAAGATAAGATAGAAAAAGCTAAAGCCCTAGCTATAACTCTAGGAGTCATTGTCGGGAGAGTAGCGAGAAGTATACCGAATAAAGTTGATGAAGAGAATTACATTACTAATGTAATTATTGACGCCACGACTTATTATAAATACCCTTTCCTCGGCAAAGTAGGGGTGTTATTAGGTGCTGTCGATATTAAGTCCTTGTATTTCGTATTACTTAGGGTAGTTGGCTATGAGAGGAGCGATGTTTCATCCCTGCTTTTTTCAGACTCCCCGATAATCTCGTCGAATGATACTGGTGAAGAAGAGCCTGGCTCACTGATCTCAAACGTAGTTGTAAAGTGTGAAATGTTAACCAAGGTAAACGTATTAGAATCTACAGAACCTGAAGCTGCAGATATCGTAATAGAACCTCAATCCCCTGTCATAATCCCTCAACCTGAGATAATAGAAAGATCTCTAGACACTAACCGGGGTCTATTGAAACTAGGCTACTTAGATAACCAGTCTAGTCAAGTTAAAGTAGCAATAAGCTTAGATGATCTAAATTATCACATGTTACTTTTGGGAACTACTGGAGCTGGAAAAACCTCATTTGTTAAGGACTTAATAGCAGGGATTTACAAGGCTGCTGATGATACTAGAGCGTTAATATTCGACGCTACCGGTGATTATTATCACATTTTCCTTCCTCCAGATAAAACAAATAAGACTGTGAAACAGAGCGTGAGCATGTTCGAGTCACTCTACTCACGAATGACTGGAATAGACCTCGGGATAATTTACCCTGTAACAAAAAGGTGGTTGAAAAAATATACTAACGGTAAAAAAGACCTCTTATCTATCACTACGGCCTACTATAAGTTGTATGTGGAACCCATAGTGAGATACTTAGAGAGAAAAGGATATACGTTCTACGTTTCTGTAGATAAGGGGAAAATAGTAATATCAAATAGCGAGTGGAAAGCTGAGACCGAGATCTATCCTTTTTATTTCAGGTTTAAGGAAGCTAGAAGTATACTACCTAGGCTTAATCCATACTTCTCAGAACAAGCAACGCAGTTCCTTAAGATCTTGATGAAAAGGGAAGGAAGAAAGTACGAATCGCTCTCAGACCTTATTGAAGGTTTCGAAAAAGAGGATCTTGAACATATAAGCATCCATAAGAGCACGAAGGAAAACATCTTGAGGGGGCTTTATTTACTTAAGGAGACTGGCCTTTTCGATGTAGGTGCCGAGAGGGTGCCCTTATCGATCATCCTCTCAAACAGTAGTAAGAAAATTCTAGTATTTGATTTATATAATAGCGAAATAGACGATTTCTCTCAGAAAATTCTCACTTACTACATGCTTGACAAGATATTTGATGTTAGAGAGAAACAAATGAAAAGCGGCCTCTTGAAGGATAGAATAATACTCATAGTTGATGAGGCTCATAAGTTCTTCCCTTCCGTAAAGGGAGGAGAAGAAGACGCAAACTACGTAAGGAGAGTAGCAGGAAAAATAGCAATGATGATGAGACTAGGGAGGAGGAGAAAGATAGGGTTTATATTTTCAACACATAACCCTGCGGATTTATCTGATATTATTGTCCAATTGGCAAACACAAAAGTTATATTCAGGATAAAAGCTGAAGTAGCTGAGGCAATGGGATTATCAAGAAGTGAAGCTAAGACTCTTAGCTGGGAGAAAAACGGGGTAGCCTATTTGATCTCCCCTTGGCTTAGGGAGGGGAAGGTAAAGATAAAAGTCCCAGTTCCGCCACCACTTGGGCATTACGATTTGTCAAAGGCGACGTGA
- a CDS encoding acyl-CoA thioesterase, whose product MQFLKISDTKVTAIKVIHYEHTNYMGRLHGGDMLNFLVDIGMLSAMKVAKGLAVLASLDDVIFKKPILLGDIITVEAETEYVGNTSMEVSMRAVKGDETLVEATGVYVKVDDLLRPTVVDTKIQPDNEEEKKKYEIALERRKNRKVNTSSRYNVSDPTEGLTYRLISTIYVTPDMTYDGKIISAGKMLKVMDDLGGALGLNYIGYEGYGKGDTVVTVSANSMSFYTPVRLGDILEMRAGISYVGNTSLETTINVIRIDPENMSKEHVTTAYFNYVRIDNSGRPVKLKPHIPQNDKEKRIFEEALLRRKKLLSHY is encoded by the coding sequence ATGCAGTTTTTAAAAATCTCTGACACCAAAGTAACGGCTATTAAAGTCATTCATTACGAACACACAAATTACATGGGCAGATTACACGGAGGTGACATGCTGAACTTTCTAGTCGACATAGGGATGTTATCAGCGATGAAAGTAGCTAAAGGATTAGCCGTACTGGCTTCTCTTGATGACGTCATCTTTAAGAAACCTATCCTCCTAGGCGACATAATAACAGTTGAAGCTGAAACGGAGTATGTAGGGAATACATCAATGGAAGTAAGTATGAGAGCTGTAAAGGGGGATGAGACGTTAGTGGAAGCTACTGGAGTTTACGTTAAGGTGGACGACCTCCTTAGACCGACGGTTGTTGATACGAAAATACAACCTGATAACGAGGAAGAGAAGAAAAAGTACGAAATTGCATTGGAGAGGAGGAAAAACAGAAAAGTTAACACGTCTTCAAGGTATAACGTAAGCGATCCAACAGAGGGACTGACTTATAGACTTATATCAACAATCTACGTGACGCCGGATATGACTTATGACGGTAAGATAATATCCGCCGGAAAGATGCTTAAAGTAATGGACGACTTGGGCGGAGCCTTAGGTCTAAACTACATAGGTTATGAGGGGTACGGAAAGGGTGATACAGTAGTCACTGTTTCGGCTAATAGTATGAGTTTTTACACTCCAGTCAGATTGGGAGACATTCTGGAAATGAGAGCTGGGATTAGTTACGTGGGAAACACCTCCCTCGAGACTACTATAAACGTAATTAGAATAGATCCCGAAAACATGAGTAAAGAACACGTAACTACCGCTTACTTCAACTACGTCAGGATAGACAACTCTGGAAGACCGGTAAAGCTGAAACCTCATATACCACAAAACGATAAGGAAAAAAGGATCTTCGAAGAGGCTTTACTCAGGCGGAAGAAGTTACTTTCACACTATTGA
- a CDS encoding MFS transporter — protein MKVFIGQAFIVAGLTMLSLLYPISLYNETHSTALLGLSITLNNLAVAVGSYIWGLLLDKSRERYFYTILLPLSGLLISFIIFRTSFGLLGYSLVGFFSALDSPLYSVILLEQLTPETIVVGNSRLSQLSLAGNIAGSILGAVLPHFEIPLILFALGTVINAIVIPRYKGEIREDKNERIREFKILLKPLISFSMFNLSAEIFYVMFIPLLTIYKVPSWTYFLSYTALYILDEYVYYKSPQMVKDNELYYAFSVISLRSSIVLALGFLVFFSINLSYGIMPVFLVFGSSYPIYSTAFFSLMFKNLSKNRGAIIGLFNAGENLASAAGSILSAFVNPHSISQAYFISFFGFVISFFMFYDYINSVKVTSSA, from the coding sequence GTGAAGGTATTCATAGGTCAAGCGTTTATTGTTGCTGGGCTTACAATGCTCTCCCTTCTGTACCCTATCTCTCTATATAATGAGACACATTCAACAGCTTTACTCGGTCTTAGTATTACACTGAATAACTTAGCTGTTGCAGTAGGTTCCTATATATGGGGACTTCTTTTAGACAAGAGTAGGGAGAGATACTTTTACACTATATTACTTCCACTAAGTGGTTTGTTAATTTCATTTATAATATTTAGGACATCGTTCGGCCTCCTAGGCTACTCTTTAGTAGGGTTTTTCTCGGCACTCGATTCTCCTTTATACTCAGTTATTCTCTTAGAGCAACTAACGCCTGAAACGATTGTTGTAGGCAATTCTAGACTTTCTCAACTTTCATTAGCTGGGAATATAGCAGGTAGTATCCTCGGTGCGGTTTTACCTCATTTCGAAATTCCCTTAATCTTATTTGCACTTGGTACTGTGATAAATGCGATAGTCATCCCGCGTTATAAGGGTGAAATAAGGGAGGATAAAAACGAGAGAATAAGAGAGTTTAAGATACTGTTAAAGCCTCTAATATCATTCTCTATGTTCAATCTTTCTGCTGAGATTTTTTACGTTATGTTTATCCCTCTCCTTACGATCTATAAAGTACCATCTTGGACTTACTTTCTCTCATATACCGCATTGTACATTTTGGACGAGTATGTTTATTACAAATCACCTCAGATGGTAAAGGATAACGAATTGTATTATGCTTTCTCAGTGATATCATTACGGTCGTCGATAGTTCTAGCGCTAGGATTCTTAGTGTTTTTCTCTATAAACTTATCCTATGGGATAATGCCAGTATTTCTAGTATTTGGTTCCAGCTATCCTATATACAGTACGGCTTTCTTCTCACTTATGTTCAAGAACTTAAGTAAAAACAGAGGCGCTATAATAGGATTGTTTAACGCAGGGGAAAACTTAGCTAGTGCTGCTGGTAGTATACTTTCAGCCTTCGTAAACCCTCATTCTATTTCCCAAGCATATTTCATATCCTTCTTCGGTTTTGTAATATCCTTCTTCATGTTTTATGATTACATCAATAGTGTGAAAGTAACTTCTTCCGCCTGA
- a CDS encoding SLC13 family permease, with amino-acid sequence MEFIALVIAIFTYLMIALRSITKIPPWASMFFGGVLMIVTGVISVDQAYSSINLDVIIFLITIFTFSSALEISGFLRYLAYKLVTKYRQPRKIIFFILLYSGLLSNLVTNDGVASSWTPVMLEASKAMNMDELPFLYTLAFGVTIGSVMMPTGNPQNLLILLEAHVPFLLFIGILIVPTFVNLILSYLVIVFLFKDKLKNVVIDDIEPVEIKDRRLAYLSLILLIITVLLFLALSALRIDIVLGSLVTSSLLLFMSKERRNIIQRIDWSTILFFIGLFIFTEGLFQGGVINLLYSFIPPPTNVLTIMVSSIALSQVLSNVPLVAIYIPEMQQLGVASIINWLALAAGSTIAGNFTILGAASNVIISEASEIRGGKSFNFFEFMKYATPVLLVNFTVLYLFISLAGTALIQLLAASH; translated from the coding sequence ATGGAGTTTATAGCCCTCGTTATAGCAATTTTTACATATTTAATGATAGCACTAAGGAGTATTACGAAAATACCCCCTTGGGCGTCAATGTTCTTTGGTGGGGTATTAATGATTGTAACGGGAGTTATAAGCGTAGATCAAGCTTATTCTAGTATCAATCTAGATGTTATAATATTCCTCATAACTATTTTTACCTTTTCTTCAGCTCTTGAAATCTCTGGTTTCCTGAGATATTTAGCATATAAATTAGTGACAAAATATAGACAACCAAGGAAGATAATATTTTTTATACTTCTCTACTCAGGTCTCCTTTCTAACCTTGTGACTAATGACGGAGTTGCCTCGAGTTGGACTCCAGTCATGTTAGAAGCTTCTAAGGCCATGAATATGGACGAACTCCCTTTCTTATACACTCTAGCTTTCGGAGTAACAATTGGAAGCGTTATGATGCCAACTGGAAACCCTCAGAACTTACTTATCCTACTTGAGGCACATGTACCTTTTTTATTATTTATAGGAATACTAATCGTCCCGACATTCGTTAACCTAATTTTATCTTATCTTGTTATCGTTTTCTTATTTAAGGACAAGCTAAAGAACGTCGTAATTGACGATATAGAACCAGTAGAAATTAAGGACAGAAGACTGGCATATCTGTCATTAATATTACTCATAATAACTGTACTACTCTTCCTCGCCTTAAGCGCACTGCGAATAGATATAGTTTTAGGCTCGCTAGTCACCTCTTCTCTTCTTCTCTTTATGAGCAAAGAGAGGAGAAACATAATCCAAAGAATAGATTGGAGTACTATTCTCTTCTTTATAGGACTCTTTATATTCACAGAGGGACTCTTCCAAGGCGGAGTAATCAATCTGCTTTACAGCTTCATCCCCCCTCCAACAAATGTACTGACTATAATGGTATCAAGCATAGCCTTGAGTCAGGTCCTAAGCAACGTACCGTTAGTAGCTATATACATACCAGAAATGCAACAGCTAGGAGTCGCTAGTATAATAAACTGGTTAGCTTTAGCGGCAGGTAGTACTATAGCCGGAAATTTTACAATATTAGGAGCTGCTAGTAACGTGATTATATCAGAAGCGTCAGAAATAAGAGGAGGAAAAAGTTTCAATTTCTTTGAATTTATGAAATACGCGACTCCGGTGCTCTTGGTTAATTTCACAGTCCTCTACTTGTTTATTTCTTTGGCTGGAACAGCCTTGATACAGCTACTAGCTGCATCTCATTAG
- a CDS encoding acyl-CoA dehydrogenase family protein, with the protein MFELSKELEEYRYKIREYAQKTVREYAKYMDDTNEGGDKILKDLAEMNLLGMKEPTKYGGLGLGEVAFAIATEELGAESGGASHSLHTQHNALQLLISVGGDAAQEWIEKGIKAKEIYAVALTEPQAGSDLGALQTTAKPDGDELVLNGEKIFTSAASFSTKMVVLARTSGNPGDRQGISLLLVDSKLPGVEIHKLDLMGIRGAGVSYVKFNNVRIPKDSIIGKEGDAYRGALKALMIGRNGYAGIAVGIARGALDEAIQRAQTRKQFGKPIIEQEWIGFNLADAYIKVEAARLLTWRAASMFDKGLEALTEASMAKYYAAVTATEVTRLALHIFGGHGLNRGSKVERLYRDAKIMEIAEGTNEMQLVAVSRLFQPKK; encoded by the coding sequence ATGTTTGAATTAAGTAAGGAATTAGAAGAGTATAGGTATAAAATTAGAGAATATGCTCAGAAAACTGTTAGAGAATATGCTAAATATATGGACGATACCAACGAAGGTGGAGATAAAATACTGAAAGATTTAGCTGAAATGAACTTGCTAGGCATGAAGGAGCCCACAAAATATGGTGGTCTCGGTCTAGGGGAAGTTGCATTCGCAATAGCTACGGAGGAATTAGGAGCTGAGAGCGGAGGTGCTTCTCACTCTCTACATACACAACACAACGCTTTACAACTCTTGATTTCAGTAGGGGGTGATGCAGCTCAAGAATGGATAGAGAAAGGAATAAAGGCAAAGGAAATATACGCCGTAGCATTAACAGAACCACAAGCCGGTTCTGATCTAGGCGCATTACAAACGACGGCGAAGCCTGATGGAGATGAGCTTGTCCTCAACGGAGAGAAAATATTCACTAGTGCCGCGTCGTTCTCTACAAAGATGGTAGTATTAGCTAGGACTAGCGGAAATCCTGGAGACAGGCAAGGAATATCCTTACTTCTTGTAGACTCCAAATTGCCCGGTGTTGAAATTCATAAGCTCGACCTAATGGGTATCAGAGGTGCTGGTGTGTCATATGTCAAGTTCAACAACGTTAGGATTCCGAAAGACAGTATAATAGGAAAAGAAGGCGATGCGTATAGAGGAGCCTTAAAGGCCCTGATGATCGGAAGAAATGGATATGCAGGAATTGCTGTGGGAATTGCAAGAGGAGCTTTAGATGAGGCAATCCAGAGGGCTCAGACCAGAAAGCAGTTCGGAAAGCCAATAATAGAGCAGGAGTGGATCGGCTTTAACCTAGCTGATGCTTACATAAAAGTTGAGGCTGCAAGGCTTCTAACCTGGAGAGCTGCCTCAATGTTTGATAAAGGATTAGAGGCACTTACAGAGGCTTCAATGGCTAAGTATTACGCTGCAGTAACTGCAACAGAGGTGACAAGACTAGCCCTTCATATATTTGGCGGCCACGGTCTTAACAGAGGATCTAAAGTGGAGAGATTATATAGAGATGCTAAAATCATGGAGATCGCAGAAGGTACTAATGAGATGCAGCTAGTAGCTGTATCAAGGCTGTTCCAGCCAAAGAAATAA
- a CDS encoding A24 family peptidase C-terminal domain-containing protein → MLIHTSILDIKTREVDLKVWLIYSPLILFLYFDYKLVIPFLYLYSVITTNVMIYVFYRLALMGGADLFLSVILSLGNAVVYPFFFPKLSEEGIEPLVILLYASLLIGITALGNMIRNLGHINGDLPFTTKLSLMISGKRIKVRDFLNSKFLFPLTQIDEKGNVSLRTTFSVDEDDAEWRKKFQEYVNKGIIKEDDEIWVVWGVPVIPFILAGYVISLIIGLPI, encoded by the coding sequence ATGCTAATTCACACATCGATTCTAGACATCAAGACCAGAGAGGTTGACCTCAAGGTTTGGCTAATTTACTCACCGTTAATACTATTCTTATATTTCGATTATAAGTTAGTTATACCCTTTCTCTACTTATACTCTGTCATAACCACTAATGTTATGATTTACGTGTTTTACAGACTGGCATTAATGGGAGGAGCTGATCTTTTCTTATCAGTTATACTCTCCTTAGGTAACGCCGTAGTCTATCCCTTTTTCTTTCCGAAACTCTCAGAAGAGGGAATCGAACCTTTAGTAATCCTTCTCTACGCCTCACTCTTGATAGGAATAACAGCCTTAGGTAATATGATAAGAAATCTCGGTCATATAAATGGAGACCTACCGTTTACCACCAAACTTAGCTTAATGATATCTGGAAAGAGGATTAAAGTCAGGGATTTTCTCAATTCTAAGTTTCTTTTTCCCCTGACACAGATCGATGAAAAAGGTAATGTCTCATTGAGGACAACTTTTTCTGTAGATGAAGACGATGCAGAGTGGAGGAAGAAATTTCAGGAATACGTGAATAAGGGAATAATTAAAGAGGATGACGAAATTTGGGTAGTTTGGGGAGTCCCAGTCATTCCTTTCATATTAGCCGGGTATGTAATTAGTTTAATAATAGGTTTGCCGATTTAG
- a CDS encoding transcription factor S yields the protein MKFCPKCGSIMVPKKDGGKTLYRCPKCGYEEVAGQQSVKITTTVKHSIKEKTLVLESDVPPTGAQITKGVSCPACGNDEAYFWILQTRSADEPPTRFYKCTKCGKVWREYE from the coding sequence ATGAAGTTCTGTCCCAAATGTGGCTCCATTATGGTACCTAAGAAAGATGGAGGAAAGACACTTTACAGATGTCCTAAGTGTGGTTACGAGGAAGTGGCAGGGCAACAATCAGTTAAGATAACGACGACAGTTAAGCACTCTATTAAAGAGAAAACGTTGGTCTTGGAGAGCGACGTTCCTCCTACTGGTGCACAAATAACTAAGGGTGTTTCTTGTCCTGCTTGTGGTAATGATGAGGCTTATTTCTGGATTTTACAGACGAGAAGTGCTGACGAGCCTCCTACGAGATTTTACAAGTGTACTAAGTGTGGAAAAGTATGGCGTGAATACGAGTGA
- a CDS encoding DNA-directed RNA polymerase subunit L — MEVKILKETDEYLEVQIDGEDHTLGNLLKGMLLMVPGVKFASYTQPHPLIDSIIIKTMTDGTIKPREALKKAIELAESYANKFIEEVKSIEKGN; from the coding sequence GTGGAAGTTAAAATCCTTAAGGAAACGGATGAGTATTTAGAAGTACAAATAGACGGTGAGGATCACACTTTAGGTAACCTACTAAAGGGTATGCTCTTAATGGTACCGGGAGTAAAGTTCGCCTCTTATACGCAACCTCACCCTCTGATAGACAGTATAATAATAAAGACAATGACAGACGGAACTATAAAGCCAAGGGAGGCTTTGAAGAAGGCTATTGAACTTGCCGAGAGTTATGCTAACAAGTTTATTGAAGAGGTTAAGAGTATTGAAAAAGGAAACTAG
- a CDS encoding exosome complex RNA-binding protein Csl4, whose protein sequence is MRKQGELLLPGDELNVLEEFVPSEGTYEKDGKVYSSVVGKAFYDMINRKVNSIAFKRPGIVMIKKAKYVLGIVVGLKEDSALVNIYSIEDKQTESITGYLHISQINNKYLNSISEAVKVGDIIRAKPLNSTIPIALTLKQRDLGVVYAKCSICGTKMTKHDEEHLRCPNCGNIESRKIALLQVKKGGS, encoded by the coding sequence TTGAGAAAGCAAGGAGAATTATTGTTACCGGGTGACGAGTTGAATGTATTGGAGGAATTCGTACCGAGCGAAGGGACTTACGAGAAGGACGGAAAGGTTTACTCCAGTGTCGTAGGGAAAGCGTTTTACGATATGATAAATAGAAAGGTAAATTCGATCGCCTTTAAGAGACCTGGAATTGTTATGATAAAAAAGGCGAAGTATGTGCTAGGAATTGTAGTTGGGCTTAAGGAAGACTCAGCCCTAGTAAACATTTATAGTATTGAGGATAAACAGACAGAGTCTATTACAGGTTACCTACATATTTCTCAGATAAATAACAAGTACTTAAACTCGATATCCGAAGCTGTTAAGGTCGGAGATATAATAAGGGCTAAGCCCTTAAACTCCACAATCCCTATAGCGTTAACTCTAAAACAGAGGGATCTGGGTGTTGTTTACGCTAAATGCTCGATATGCGGTACTAAAATGACTAAACATGACGAAGAACATTTAAGGTGCCCCAACTGTGGTAATATTGAGTCTAGAAAAATAGCTCTACTTCAGGTGAAGAAAGGTGGAAGTTAA
- the dph2 gene encoding diphthamide biosynthesis enzyme Dph2, giving the protein MNYNFEIEKTINEIKNRGAKRVLLQFPEGLKPFSLQVVEQLKEKLPNIEFLISTEPSWGACDIAEDEATTLKVDLIIHYGHTPYTWYYPKFPTVFIEVRSNLYISDQQVANLKSLLEEKYKARRVSITSTIQHVHLIKQLATKLQEFDVVVGKPSSPFMYDGQILGCDYKAALNVEADVYLNISGGLFHALGVGLATGKPVIKVDPYTERNEDLTSEVYKILKVRYGKILKALDAKTWVIIQGVKTGQNRPLMVKYFEKKLKERGYKVFVVTNRSLSKDTLRNVDNDEIDTFVVTSCPRLPIDDLYDYEKPVLTPGEAKMIIAGNLDKYIFPW; this is encoded by the coding sequence GTGAATTATAACTTTGAAATAGAGAAAACCATAAACGAAATAAAGAATAGAGGAGCAAAAAGAGTTCTTCTTCAGTTTCCGGAGGGTTTAAAACCTTTTTCATTACAAGTGGTTGAACAGCTAAAAGAAAAATTACCGAATATAGAATTTCTCATATCTACTGAACCCAGTTGGGGAGCATGTGATATAGCCGAAGACGAGGCTACTACGCTTAAAGTAGATCTAATAATTCACTATGGTCATACACCATATACTTGGTATTACCCTAAGTTCCCTACCGTGTTCATCGAAGTCAGAAGTAATCTTTATATAAGTGACCAGCAAGTAGCGAACTTGAAATCCCTTCTTGAAGAAAAATACAAAGCGAGAAGAGTATCTATAACTTCGACCATACAACATGTACACTTGATCAAGCAACTGGCTACAAAACTTCAGGAATTTGATGTGGTTGTAGGAAAACCCTCTTCTCCTTTTATGTATGATGGGCAAATACTGGGTTGTGACTATAAAGCAGCTTTGAATGTAGAGGCTGACGTATATCTTAACATCTCAGGAGGTCTATTTCACGCTTTAGGCGTAGGTCTTGCTACTGGAAAGCCTGTAATTAAGGTTGATCCTTATACCGAAAGAAATGAGGACTTAACGAGTGAAGTTTATAAAATCCTTAAGGTCAGATACGGAAAGATATTGAAAGCATTAGATGCAAAGACGTGGGTAATAATTCAGGGAGTGAAAACTGGTCAGAACAGACCTCTGATGGTTAAGTACTTTGAGAAGAAACTAAAAGAAAGAGGATATAAAGTATTCGTAGTCACAAATAGGTCTTTGAGTAAGGACACCTTGAGAAACGTAGACAATGATGAGATCGACACGTTTGTCGTAACTTCTTGTCCTAGACTTCCTATCGACGATTTGTACGATTATGAGAAACCGGTTTTAACTCCGGGGGAAGCGAAAATGATTATAGCTGGTAATTTAGATAAATATATATTCCCTTGGTGA
- a CDS encoding 50S ribosomal protein L16, protein MPLRPGRCYRHFSGPAYTRKEYIPGVPMPKITKFTMGNPNNDYDYELRLVSSEIGQIRHNALEAARVLALKYLTKKLASETNFYLVVTKYPHHVLRENKMMAFAGADRLQDGMRLSFGKPIGTAARIERLGDLIMFVKVKKEHVDIAKQALKMAQSKISIRTKIEIVPLKKEAPAQ, encoded by the coding sequence ATGCCACTAAGACCTGGAAGATGTTACAGGCACTTCTCCGGCCCAGCTTATACGAGAAAGGAGTACATACCTGGAGTACCAATGCCTAAAATAACAAAATTCACTATGGGTAATCCCAATAATGATTACGATTACGAATTAAGACTAGTCAGTAGTGAGATAGGGCAAATAAGGCATAACGCTTTAGAAGCCGCACGTGTATTAGCGTTAAAGTATTTAACGAAGAAATTAGCCTCAGAAACGAACTTCTATTTGGTTGTTACTAAGTATCCCCACCATGTTTTGAGGGAAAACAAAATGATGGCCTTTGCAGGAGCGGACAGATTACAGGATGGTATGAGGCTTTCATTCGGAAAGCCCATAGGTACAGCAGCTAGAATAGAAAGGTTAGGAGACCTCATAATGTTCGTTAAAGTTAAGAAGGAACACGTAGATATAGCAAAACAAGCATTAAAGATGGCACAGTCCAAAATATCAATTAGGACTAAGATCGAGATCGTGCCGTTAAAGAAAGAGGCACCAGCACAGTGA
- a CDS encoding KEOPS complex subunit Pcc1, translated as MKISITLRIRTSQPNNVAKIVNVDNINIPRGMEIKVEPTDDDLIVIVSMNIEKPSDILTLKNTADEIIQQINLIEKTLNKVR; from the coding sequence TTGAAGATAAGTATAACTCTAAGGATTAGGACTTCGCAGCCTAATAATGTGGCAAAGATAGTTAATGTGGACAATATAAATATTCCCAGAGGGATGGAAATAAAAGTGGAGCCAACTGATGATGACTTAATAGTTATTGTGTCAATGAATATAGAGAAACCTAGTGACATCTTGACGTTAAAGAACACTGCTGACGAAATCATACAGCAGATAAACTTGATAGAGAAGACCCTAAATAAGGTAAGGTAA